A genomic stretch from Lathyrus oleraceus cultivar Zhongwan6 chromosome 2, CAAS_Psat_ZW6_1.0, whole genome shotgun sequence includes:
- the LOC127122845 gene encoding uncharacterized protein LOC127122845, with protein sequence MGQSIQQVVPLQVYTDARPVIHTVVPPAAYARHIPHYEDQNHIYQIVDLTVAGDEVRFEDFIEVKENMQLLEKKFRDLEGDHVFGSAAKEMCLVSGLVIPAKFKTPDFDKYKGHTCPKSYLIMYYRKMVAHVEDDKLMIHCFQDSLSGAPSKWYLSLDQNRIRCFQDLSDAFKKHYKYNMDMAPDRRQLQSMFQHDNESFKEYAQRWRELASQVEPPLAEKELAELFIDTVQPQFYEKMVGSASLGFSELVAIGARVEYGVRNGKLAAVAETSNANQKKFSGGFPRKKEGETNAVTVGQGRAPPRRRPQQYSPQQYGQQPFPYQQPMYPVQYAPQPYVAVVTPAFNQQPAQAYQAPPVYRPAPVQQRVAAPPTYQQEPATPIYQQPRAQAPRQNAQNQNRRQGDRVTFNPIPMSYTELYPSLLQKGLVVPRPMGPPPDRLPPWYNPNAHCPFHEGAPGHDLEGCHALKHRVRELIESKILYFKDMGPNVKNNPLPPHGNPAVNAIEDAFVGVTVDKVDDVKTPLAAFRARLVEVGLINVNHDNCEECATHPRGCQMV encoded by the coding sequence ATGGGGCAATCTATCCAACAAGTCGTGCCATTACAGGTTTACACCGACGCACGTCCAGTCATCCATACTGTGGTTCCACCAGCTGCCTATGCTAGGCATATTCCTCACTATGAAGATCAAAATCACATATATCAGATTGTCGACTTAACCGTTGCTGGTGACGAAGTAAGGTTTGAGGATTTCATAGAAGTAAAGGAGAACATGCAGCTCCTTGAGAAGAAGTTCCGAGATTTGGAAGGGGACCATGTCTTTGGATCTGCCGCCAAAGAGATGTGTCTTGTCTCCGGGTTGGTGATTCCGGCCAAATTCAAAACTCCAGACTTCGACAAATACAAGGGGCATACTTGTCCAAAGAGCTATCTTATCATGTATTACCGAAAAATGGTTGCACACGTGGAGGACGACAAGTTGATGATCCATTGCTTTCAAGATAGCTTGAGTGGGGCTCCTTCCAAGTGGTATTTGAGTCTGGATCAGAATAGGATCAGGTGTTTCCAAGACCTGTCAGACGCGTTCAAAAAACattacaaatataatatggacatggcgcctgacagaagACAGTTGCAAAGCATGTTCCAGCATGACAACGAGtccttcaaggaatatgctcagagatggagggagttggcttcTCAAGTTGAACCACCTCTGGCTGAAAAGGAATTGGCTGAACTGTTTATCGACACTGTCCAACCCCAATTCTACgagaagatggttggaagtgCTTCCTTGGGATTCTCCGAGCTTGTTGCTATAGGAGCTCGCGTTGAATATGGTGTAAGGAATGGCAAACTGGCGGCTGTAGCTGAAACTTCAAATGCCAATCAAAAGAAGTTCTCTGGAGGGTTTcccagaaagaaggaaggggaaacaaATGCGGTGACCGTTGGTCAAGGAAGAGCTCCTCCAAGAAGGAGACCACAACAATATTCACCACAGCAGTATGGTCAACAACCCTTTCCCTATCAGCAGCCCATGTATCCCGTCCAGTATGCTCCACAACCGTACGTGGCTGTTGTGACGCCTGCATTCAATCAACAGCCTGCTCAGGCTTATCAAGCGCCTCCAGTTTATCGACCAGCTCCAGTTCAACAACGTGTTGCGGCTCCTCCAACTTATCAACAAGAACCAGCAACTCCTATTTATCAACAGCCGAGAGCTCAAGCGCCAAGGCAAAATGCTCAAAACCAGAATAGGAGGCAAGGGGATAGGGTGACCTTCAATCCAATCCCAATGTCGTACActgagctttatccctccttgttgcAAAAGGGTTTGGTGGTTCCCAGACCTATGGGACCTCCACCTGATCGTCTTCCTCCATGGTACAACCCTAATGCACATTGTCCTTTTCATGAAGGTGCCCCCGGGCATGACCTAGAGGGTTGTCACGCTCTGAAGCATAGGGTTCGTGAACTAATTGAAAGCAAGATCCTGTATTTTAAGGACATGGGACCAAAtgtgaagaacaatcctcttcctCCCCATGGAAATCCTGCGGTAAATGCCATCGAAGACGCCTTTGTCGGTGTTACGGTTGATAAGGTGGATGATGTTAAGACTCCTTTGGCAGCATTCCGTGCCCGATTGGTGGAAGTTGGCCTGATCAATGTTAATCATGACAACTGTGAAGAGTGTGCCACACATCCAAGAGGGTGTCAGATGGTATGA